One window of the Natronomonas marina genome contains the following:
- a CDS encoding SipW-dependent-type signal peptide-containing protein: MTERYKLSRRKALAGLGTIGVAGAGAGLGTSALFSDEEEFENNQLTAGTLDMAVTAEVVAANEYWKNQEILGNPVTADGDVLQKFQLHDVKPGDWAIICFTVDSVADNPFYLTIHGDADEYKEKEGKTTEPEKDADSTWVDDGWEWVNATNAELGDKLLVSYWEQWDGTAPSEGTQSGGKTELGRMDNITNTESNAYPSASSYSEPGEDGVVNSGLGYTDAREFYFGNDQNPNTSEPDNDPLGNGIASGDGILVGGTSDPVQVGSTDPNEISRPRMGDPDNDSEAELTFYLLLELPSEVGNEIQGDGVKGNLRFSAEQVRNNDDPRSGGS, translated from the coding sequence ATGACAGAAAGATACAAACTGTCGCGGCGGAAGGCGCTGGCCGGGCTCGGGACCATCGGGGTCGCGGGCGCCGGCGCTGGACTGGGTACGAGTGCCCTGTTCAGCGACGAGGAAGAGTTCGAGAACAACCAATTGACCGCCGGGACGCTCGACATGGCGGTGACGGCCGAGGTCGTTGCAGCGAACGAATACTGGAAAAACCAGGAAATCCTTGGCAACCCAGTCACGGCCGACGGCGACGTTCTGCAGAAATTCCAGCTCCATGACGTCAAGCCGGGCGACTGGGCCATCATTTGCTTCACCGTGGACTCTGTGGCGGACAATCCGTTCTACCTGACGATCCACGGAGACGCGGACGAGTACAAGGAGAAGGAGGGTAAAACCACGGAACCCGAGAAGGATGCTGATAGCACCTGGGTTGACGACGGCTGGGAGTGGGTCAACGCCACGAACGCCGAACTCGGCGACAAACTCCTCGTCAGCTACTGGGAGCAGTGGGACGGTACGGCGCCGTCCGAAGGTACCCAGAGTGGCGGCAAGACCGAGCTGGGGAGGATGGACAACATCACCAACACGGAGTCGAACGCGTACCCGTCTGCCAGTAGTTATTCGGAACCGGGCGAGGACGGGGTTGTTAACTCTGGGCTCGGCTACACGGACGCACGCGAGTTCTACTTCGGCAACGATCAGAATCCCAATACATCAGAACCCGACAACGACCCGCTCGGCAACGGCATCGCGAGCGGTGACGGCATCCTCGTCGGTGGGACGAGCGATCCCGTCCAGGTTGGGTCAACCGACCCGAACGAAATCAGTCGACCCCGCATGGGCGACCCGGACAATGACAGTGAGGCTGAACTCACCTTCTACCTGCTGCTCGAGCTCCCCTCGGAGGTCGGCAACGAGATCCAGGGTGACGGAGTGAAGGGTAACCTCCGGTTCAGCGCCGAGCAGGTCCGGAACAACGACGATCCGCGGAGCGGCGGCTCGTAG
- a CDS encoding SipW-dependent-type signal peptide-containing protein, whose translation MTRKRLELTRRKILGAAGAVGIAGAGVGAGTSALFSDEEAFTDNAIRAGTTNLVVEAAVVEVSEGLAANGTVEIVDATDDGDGDDDQLTVDGTPAPALGLTVGDAKPGDSFVLRVTVDVEDNPMYVAAVLPGGDAVDDSENRPNPEPEAATQAAGTNPDVQNDDPNSGAGNGSDPIGDGSGDDAGDLDNRLLVTLGYDSDRTSRHDDGLEGSIVPESGFDGTPSATATAFLAALDGGYVYRGQEGASGSPPGGHADSGPPTRIGDPTGSNVDRGKVTHFIEFELPLGVGNEVMGDSVSFDLAFQAEQVRNNDDPFGAAGGQSVVIPDQTANAPP comes from the coding sequence ATGACGCGAAAAAGACTGGAACTGACGCGGCGCAAGATCCTCGGTGCAGCCGGTGCCGTCGGCATCGCCGGTGCGGGCGTCGGTGCGGGGACGAGCGCGCTGTTCTCCGACGAGGAGGCGTTCACCGACAATGCGATCAGAGCGGGGACGACGAACCTCGTCGTGGAGGCCGCGGTCGTCGAGGTGTCGGAGGGGCTCGCGGCCAACGGCACCGTCGAGATCGTCGACGCGACCGACGACGGGGACGGCGACGACGACCAGCTCACCGTCGACGGGACGCCGGCGCCGGCGCTGGGACTGACCGTCGGGGACGCCAAACCGGGCGACTCGTTCGTCCTCCGGGTCACCGTCGACGTCGAGGACAATCCGATGTACGTGGCGGCGGTGTTACCCGGGGGCGACGCCGTCGACGACAGCGAGAACCGCCCGAATCCGGAACCGGAAGCCGCCACGCAGGCCGCCGGCACGAACCCCGACGTGCAGAACGACGACCCCAACAGCGGCGCCGGGAACGGGTCCGACCCGATCGGGGACGGGTCCGGCGACGACGCGGGTGACCTCGACAACCGGCTCTTGGTCACGCTGGGATACGACAGCGACAGGACCAGTCGACACGACGACGGCCTCGAGGGGAGTATCGTGCCCGAATCCGGCTTCGACGGGACCCCATCGGCAACCGCCACCGCGTTCCTGGCGGCGCTCGACGGCGGGTACGTCTACCGCGGGCAGGAGGGCGCCAGCGGGTCGCCGCCGGGCGGACACGCCGACAGCGGGCCACCGACGCGCATCGGCGACCCGACGGGGAGCAACGTCGACCGGGGGAAGGTCACCCACTTCATCGAGTTCGAGTTGCCCCTCGGCGTCGGCAACGAGGTCATGGGCGACTCCGTGAGCTTCGACCTGGCCTTCCAGGCCGAACAGGTCCGCAACAACGACGACCCGTTCGGGGCGGCCGGGGGCCAGTCGGTCGTCATTCCCGACCAGACCGCGAACGCACCACCCTGA
- a CDS encoding SipW-dependent-type signal peptide-containing protein, whose product MAAAVRFRRWASPRRQEPMTQRKIDITRRKILGAVGGIGLAGAGAGMGTSALFSDTEEFEENSLTAGTLDLQVDWEEHYYNGQAPPDNGENISSLRLVDGPGDVAAGEVGLPDPTDPVVAVSEDDLDAFMDASTTDSVGGPESNPPAGVINLSDVKPGDFGEVTYSYHLYDNPGYVRLEAKVTKDAENGVTEPEASSDGEDGTQSNPGTEGELGEEVQAALWYDPDCDNVLDDGMETVLKRGTLDEVMDFLGASGGEPPLLDPTESGGRLAEGYDETDPTERNCHGTINAPGGPPFECSEQLYLTNTLDDPDQSPGDDPFGSPSDDTTKLYRADINNGDAELTELIDLTGRDFDGDGEGDYNHVVSIAASPDGQTIYLIDKFSNRLGKYDIVNDTFSDGGEITGGPTGSILQGAVSPAGELYFTAWGKSNLYVIEDPSSSTSVDQTIQLTDQNGDQIEVGGSDIAFLSNGTLYLFDGNVDDGTPDLYKLPDPSTGDAELVSELSNANLPGLAVREAGDGNLIGNDSTNNELYELDPSDGSEVDTYDMVEVDDNGNVIDPDFNQQFGDMTAGALCPEHCVALAWWVPRDVGNEIQSDSYTFDVTFRTEQCRNNDNPFQ is encoded by the coding sequence GTGGCTGCGGCGGTTCGATTCCGCCGGTGGGCCTCTCCCAGGAGACAAGAGCCAATGACACAACGCAAAATCGACATCACACGGCGAAAGATACTCGGCGCCGTCGGGGGAATCGGGCTCGCTGGTGCCGGTGCCGGCATGGGCACGAGCGCCCTCTTCAGCGACACCGAAGAGTTCGAGGAGAACAGCCTCACAGCTGGCACGCTCGATCTGCAGGTCGACTGGGAGGAGCACTACTACAATGGTCAGGCGCCCCCCGACAACGGCGAGAACATCAGTAGTCTGCGGCTCGTCGACGGTCCGGGTGACGTCGCCGCCGGAGAGGTCGGGCTCCCCGATCCGACTGATCCGGTCGTCGCCGTCAGTGAGGACGATCTCGACGCGTTCATGGACGCCAGTACGACGGACTCCGTCGGCGGCCCCGAGAGCAACCCGCCCGCGGGCGTGATCAATCTAAGCGACGTCAAGCCCGGGGACTTCGGCGAGGTCACGTACAGCTATCACCTGTACGACAACCCCGGGTACGTTCGGCTGGAAGCCAAGGTGACCAAGGATGCCGAGAACGGGGTTACCGAGCCCGAAGCAAGCTCGGACGGGGAGGACGGCACGCAGAGCAATCCGGGCACGGAAGGCGAACTCGGCGAGGAGGTCCAGGCGGCGCTGTGGTACGACCCAGACTGTGACAACGTGCTTGACGACGGGATGGAGACAGTCCTCAAGCGGGGCACGCTCGACGAAGTCATGGACTTCCTGGGAGCGTCCGGCGGGGAACCGCCGCTGCTCGATCCGACCGAGAGCGGTGGCCGACTCGCCGAGGGGTACGACGAAACGGACCCCACGGAGCGCAACTGCCACGGGACGATCAACGCTCCGGGCGGCCCGCCGTTCGAGTGTTCGGAGCAGTTGTACCTGACCAACACCCTCGACGACCCTGATCAGAGTCCAGGTGACGATCCGTTCGGCAGTCCGTCGGACGACACGACGAAACTTTACAGAGCCGATATCAACAACGGCGATGCGGAACTGACCGAGTTGATCGACCTCACCGGTAGGGACTTCGACGGCGACGGGGAGGGCGATTACAACCACGTCGTTTCCATCGCAGCAAGTCCGGACGGACAAACGATATACCTCATCGACAAGTTCTCGAATCGGCTCGGCAAGTACGACATCGTGAATGACACGTTCAGCGACGGGGGCGAAATCACCGGTGGACCAACGGGTAGCATCCTTCAAGGTGCAGTCTCCCCCGCTGGCGAACTGTATTTCACTGCGTGGGGAAAAAGTAATCTGTACGTCATCGAAGATCCCTCCTCGAGTACGAGCGTCGATCAAACGATCCAGTTAACAGACCAGAACGGAGATCAGATCGAGGTGGGTGGTTCGGATATCGCCTTCCTCTCGAACGGAACGCTCTATCTGTTCGACGGGAACGTCGACGACGGTACGCCTGATCTCTACAAACTCCCGGACCCGTCGACCGGCGACGCCGAACTGGTTTCCGAACTATCTAATGCGAATCTACCGGGCTTGGCTGTCCGGGAGGCTGGTGACGGGAACCTCATCGGGAACGATTCCACGAACAACGAACTCTACGAACTCGATCCAAGCGACGGTAGTGAGGTTGATACCTACGACATGGTCGAGGTCGATGACAATGGGAACGTTATCGACCCGGATTTCAACCAACAGTTCGGCGACATGACCGCTGGAGCCCTGTGCCCCGAGCACTGTGTTGCGCTGGCGTGGTGGGTACCGCGCGATGTCGGCAACGAGATTCAATCGGACTCGTACACGTTCGACGTCACGTTCCGCACCGAGCAGTGCCGGAACAACGATAACCCGTTTCAGTAG
- a CDS encoding vWA domain-containing protein: protein MTERRIDLTRRKVLGAVGGIGVAGAGAGMGTSALFSDTESFEENTITAGELDLKVDWEEHYSYPQIYGFDDPTSGLTVTRTEPTNTTDYVGLPDPESPVVWVHEDDLGAYMANTAIEAFPDPDNDGAQEVDTSGFTYLPCEDGADLPDHLTPSPSGSGATRTDNADTMTDGNREPLINLTDVKPGDFGEFTLSFHLCDNPGYLWLEAANVDQSGGANPEPEQDAEGDANNDPNLAENIQTVWWYDDGDNVLEEEIGKVDVMLAVDTSASLTSGNVSDLESDANQLATDLVNAGDAQVGGLTFGDSSIGNFSGLSASPGTLFSGLSPNGNTPTPAALEIAAAELDANARPGAETFIVLFTDGGPNYPNQTYSAGGYTVGSGYTGGISGNSTVDDSELEETATIADGIRSDHRILTVGINDDRKPSGRESDPAGSIFGTGSNGYLSSYLQNEIAGGMADYFSAEDAGAVSNILNSILETIATSEEVFRRGTLESDLNALSTPVPLDGDLTTAFDEFSDPDTSPDRECFQPGVTHYIGFGWWVPDSVGNEIQGDSVSFDLGFYTQQCRNNDGAYSGP from the coding sequence ATGACAGAACGCAGAATCGATCTCACGCGGCGGAAAGTCCTCGGCGCCGTCGGCGGCATCGGAGTCGCCGGTGCCGGCGCCGGCATGGGCACGAGCGCCCTGTTCAGCGACACGGAGTCGTTCGAGGAGAACACGATCACGGCAGGCGAACTCGACCTCAAGGTCGACTGGGAGGAACACTACTCGTACCCGCAGATATACGGGTTCGACGATCCGACGAGCGGACTGACCGTCACCCGGACCGAACCGACCAACACGACGGACTACGTCGGGCTGCCGGACCCCGAAAGTCCGGTCGTGTGGGTCCACGAGGACGACCTCGGTGCCTACATGGCGAACACGGCCATCGAGGCGTTCCCGGACCCCGACAACGACGGGGCACAGGAGGTCGATACCAGCGGCTTCACCTACCTGCCCTGTGAGGACGGTGCCGATCTCCCCGATCATCTGACGCCGTCCCCGTCCGGGAGCGGCGCGACGCGCACGGACAACGCGGACACGATGACCGACGGGAACAGGGAGCCGCTCATCAACCTGACGGACGTCAAGCCCGGTGACTTCGGCGAGTTCACGCTGAGCTTCCACCTCTGTGACAACCCGGGATACCTGTGGCTCGAGGCGGCGAACGTCGACCAGTCGGGCGGCGCGAACCCGGAGCCGGAACAGGACGCCGAGGGGGACGCGAACAACGACCCCAACCTCGCGGAGAACATCCAGACGGTGTGGTGGTACGACGACGGCGACAACGTCCTCGAGGAGGAGATCGGGAAGGTCGACGTAATGTTGGCGGTCGACACGTCGGCGTCGCTGACGAGCGGTAACGTGAGCGACCTGGAGTCGGACGCGAACCAGCTCGCCACCGACCTCGTCAACGCGGGCGACGCACAGGTCGGCGGGCTGACGTTCGGCGACAGCTCCATCGGGAACTTCTCGGGGCTGAGTGCCAGCCCGGGCACGCTGTTCTCCGGGCTGTCCCCGAACGGGAACACGCCGACGCCGGCGGCGCTCGAGATCGCTGCGGCGGAACTGGACGCGAACGCCCGTCCGGGCGCCGAGACGTTCATCGTGCTGTTCACCGACGGCGGGCCGAACTACCCCAACCAGACCTACTCCGCGGGCGGATACACGGTCGGGAGCGGCTACACGGGCGGTATTTCGGGCAACTCGACGGTCGACGACAGCGAACTCGAAGAGACGGCGACTATCGCCGACGGCATCCGCAGCGACCATCGCATCCTCACGGTCGGTATCAACGACGACCGGAAGCCGTCGGGCCGCGAGAGCGACCCCGCCGGCAGCATCTTCGGCACGGGATCCAACGGCTACCTCTCGAGCTACCTCCAGAACGAGATCGCCGGCGGCATGGCCGATTACTTCTCCGCGGAGGACGCGGGTGCCGTCTCGAACATCCTCAACTCGATCCTCGAGACGATCGCGACGTCCGAGGAGGTGTTCCGCCGCGGGACCCTGGAGAGCGACCTGAACGCGCTCTCGACGCCGGTGCCGCTCGACGGCGACCTGACGACGGCCTTCGACGAGTTCAGCGACCCCGATACGAGCCCGGACCGGGAGTGCTTCCAGCCGGGCGTCACCCACTACATCGGCTTCGGCTGGTGGGTGCCCGACAGCGTCGGCAACGAGATCCAGGGCGACTCCGTGAGCTTCGACCTCGGGTTCTACACCCAGCAGTGTCGCAACAACGACGGCGCCTACAGCGGGCCGTAG
- a CDS encoding sensor histidine kinase yields MPNYGDIETVASIDDVLAPGETGTVLLLADSAVARGACLERLGTSAGRTDGLFVLFDEPLERWLDDTNGSAGGRGVPTIAVGESYRSATRSNATTHDGGSAAVETVPDFADVESVTELVETNLGADEDRTGWVWVHSLDSLADESAPPTAVGFAREVVDRCRREGISGYVHLDPSQFEESILRALAAAFDGVVRLEESTGRPGASGTTSLRADHTGTDSPDDAEPEVGSVDGADADDTDGDGGLRERGADRGSANQTAAITVAVVGEGDGFAGLVAAYLEEVAGLNVVTEPDLDGVLDRLDAVDCVVGTADPSDRSLVDFYRPIGATAPDVPVLWLSSTPEAVSEPLGPTEVFERNRSGYRRLAESIPDAVGSAVTRPDWDALENAPEPTFVLAADGTVERSGVPLEEYTDTGGERSASLSFQDLFADDVEEGLAAARDGAEWTGELDREVGDGTVASRVSISPVEADGRIDHLAATVVDVEEYRDRIRELEAERDRVEQATQLLAHDFRNLMMVIDDNLKTARKAVDRVGSSFDRIEGRIQDTAALTGEAAIDSVSGMDLEGTARDAWDSIRHAEATLLVEETTTVYADEGLFERLLENLFDNAVSHGGEDVTVRVGPLTEGFFVEDTGVGIPPEERERVFDERYSTAGSTGLGLSVVARVVEAHGWEIAVTDSDEGGARFEITGISPE; encoded by the coding sequence ATGCCTAATTACGGCGACATCGAGACGGTCGCGTCCATCGACGACGTCCTCGCGCCGGGGGAGACGGGCACCGTGCTCCTGCTCGCCGATTCGGCGGTCGCACGCGGTGCGTGCCTCGAGCGGCTCGGAACGAGCGCGGGACGGACCGACGGCCTGTTCGTGCTGTTCGACGAGCCGCTGGAACGCTGGCTGGACGACACGAACGGATCCGCCGGCGGGCGGGGCGTCCCGACGATCGCGGTCGGCGAGAGCTACCGTTCGGCGACCCGCTCGAACGCCACCACCCACGACGGCGGGTCGGCCGCGGTCGAGACCGTCCCCGATTTCGCGGACGTCGAGAGCGTGACCGAACTCGTCGAGACGAACCTGGGGGCGGACGAAGACCGGACCGGGTGGGTCTGGGTCCACTCGCTGGACAGCCTCGCCGACGAGAGCGCTCCGCCGACGGCCGTGGGGTTCGCCCGCGAGGTCGTCGACCGCTGTCGACGGGAGGGGATCTCGGGTTACGTCCACCTCGACCCCTCGCAGTTCGAGGAGTCGATCCTCCGGGCGCTGGCCGCGGCCTTCGACGGGGTCGTGCGGCTCGAGGAGTCGACCGGTCGGCCCGGCGCCAGCGGGACCACGTCACTGCGAGCCGATCACACAGGGACCGATTCGCCCGACGACGCCGAACCCGAGGTGGGCTCCGTCGACGGCGCGGACGCTGACGACACCGACGGTGACGGCGGCCTCCGCGAGCGCGGAGCCGACCGGGGGTCGGCGAACCAGACGGCGGCGATCACCGTTGCGGTCGTCGGGGAGGGAGACGGGTTCGCGGGTCTCGTCGCCGCCTACCTGGAGGAGGTCGCCGGCCTGAATGTCGTCACCGAACCGGATCTGGACGGCGTCCTCGACCGCCTCGACGCGGTCGACTGCGTCGTCGGGACGGCGGACCCGTCTGACCGGTCGCTGGTCGATTTCTACCGTCCGATCGGGGCGACGGCCCCGGATGTCCCCGTCCTCTGGCTGTCGTCGACGCCGGAGGCGGTCTCCGAACCACTCGGCCCGACGGAGGTGTTCGAGCGGAACCGCTCCGGCTACCGACGGCTCGCCGAGAGCATCCCGGACGCGGTCGGGTCGGCGGTAACTCGCCCCGACTGGGACGCCCTCGAGAACGCGCCCGAGCCGACGTTCGTGCTCGCGGCCGACGGAACCGTCGAGCGGAGCGGTGTCCCGCTCGAGGAGTACACCGACACGGGCGGCGAGCGGTCGGCGTCGCTTTCCTTCCAGGATCTGTTCGCCGACGACGTCGAAGAGGGGCTCGCGGCGGCCCGCGACGGGGCAGAGTGGACCGGCGAACTCGACCGCGAGGTCGGGGACGGGACGGTCGCGTCCCGCGTTTCCATTTCCCCCGTCGAGGCGGACGGCCGTATCGACCATCTGGCGGCGACGGTGGTCGACGTCGAGGAGTACCGCGACCGGATCCGCGAACTCGAGGCCGAACGCGACCGCGTCGAACAGGCCACGCAACTGCTCGCCCACGACTTCCGCAACCTGATGATGGTCATCGACGACAACCTCAAGACGGCCCGGAAAGCGGTCGATCGGGTGGGCAGTTCCTTCGACCGTATCGAGGGGCGCATCCAGGACACCGCCGCGCTGACCGGTGAGGCGGCCATCGACTCCGTCAGCGGGATGGACCTCGAGGGGACGGCCCGCGACGCCTGGGACTCGATCAGACACGCCGAGGCGACGCTTCTCGTCGAGGAGACGACCACGGTGTACGCCGACGAGGGGCTCTTCGAACGGCTGCTCGAGAACCTCTTCGACAACGCCGTCTCCCACGGTGGCGAGGACGTGACCGTCCGCGTCGGTCCGCTGACGGAGGGGTTCTTCGTCGAGGACACCGGGGTTGGAATTCCGCCCGAGGAGCGCGAGCGGGTGTTCGACGAACGGTACTCGACGGCTGGCAGCACCGGCCTCGGCCTGAGCGTCGTCGCACGGGTCGTCGAGGCCCACGGCTGGGAGATCGCCGTCACCGACAGCGACGAGGGCGGCGCCCGGTTCGAGATAACCGGCATCTCGCCGGAGTGA
- a CDS encoding DUF7344 domain-containing protein — protein sequence MVIPTYNPKIDRTAVHEILQNDRRRATIEVLRDRLGQVSLRDLAETIAERETGQSPPPRNARESVHNSLHQFHLPKLDEQGVVTYDRDRKTIKLEENAREVYVHMELVTRYGITWADYYRSLGVLALMTVVAAELGVPGLAELEPLLLATVFLVVFGLSTARQLWANRWIFLNSLLS from the coding sequence ATGGTAATACCGACCTACAACCCGAAAATAGACAGAACAGCGGTACACGAGATACTGCAGAACGACCGGCGACGCGCGACGATAGAGGTACTCCGCGACCGGCTGGGGCAGGTCTCGCTGCGGGACCTCGCGGAGACGATAGCCGAACGGGAGACCGGCCAGTCGCCGCCGCCGCGGAACGCCCGCGAGAGCGTGCACAACTCGCTGCACCAGTTTCACCTCCCGAAACTGGACGAGCAAGGTGTCGTCACCTACGACCGCGACCGCAAGACGATCAAACTCGAGGAGAACGCACGCGAGGTGTACGTTCACATGGAACTGGTCACGCGGTACGGGATCACCTGGGCGGATTACTACCGGTCGCTCGGCGTCCTCGCTCTCATGACCGTCGTCGCCGCCGAACTCGGGGTGCCCGGCCTCGCCGAACTCGAGCCGCTGTTGCTCGCGACCGTCTTCCTCGTCGTCTTCGGCCTCTCGACCGCCAGACAGCTGTGGGCCAACCGCTGGATCTTCCTGAACTCCCTGCTATCGTGA
- a CDS encoding GNAT family N-acetyltransferase has translation MYVRDARNRDEAWLLDHIEAMGLDETAFRSRDYVIAVDEESNTRAGFGRIRIHKTDGEVCELTSIGVLDGWRRQGVGAHVVERLVDGAATNGFDVVYALTSEHDYLSQFGFEGLPAEDLPERLQARLEEKRETLDPEAVPMRIDTDRFRMPDRLRERFKTAAEAEPDEEPAESAEDFGIDPDDATYKYDTS, from the coding sequence ATGTACGTCCGGGACGCACGCAACCGCGATGAGGCCTGGCTTCTGGACCACATCGAGGCGATGGGCCTGGACGAGACCGCCTTCCGGTCGCGGGACTACGTCATCGCCGTCGACGAGGAGTCCAACACCCGGGCGGGGTTCGGCCGGATCCGGATCCACAAGACCGATGGGGAGGTCTGCGAGTTGACGAGCATCGGCGTGCTGGACGGCTGGCGGCGCCAGGGGGTCGGCGCACACGTCGTCGAGCGACTCGTCGACGGCGCCGCCACGAACGGCTTCGATGTCGTCTACGCGCTGACGAGCGAACACGACTACCTCTCGCAGTTCGGCTTCGAGGGACTGCCCGCCGAGGACCTGCCCGAGCGCCTGCAGGCCCGCCTCGAGGAGAAGCGGGAGACGCTGGACCCCGAGGCCGTCCCGATGCGAATCGACACCGACCGCTTCAGGATGCCCGACCGCCTCCGGGAGCGGTTCAAGACCGCCGCCGAGGCCGAACCCGACGAGGAGCCAGCCGAATCCGCCGAGGACTTCGGTATCGACCCCGACGACGCGACCTACAAGTACGACACGAGCTGA
- a CDS encoding SipW-dependent-type signal peptide-containing protein, translated as MTRDTIDLSRRKILGGVGAIGVAGAGAGLGTSALFSDTEEFENNSVQAGTLDLVVDYVTTVTQDGVSPGSTTNDGTIQGGESGEYQIADAKPGDSGFLAFCPKIVDNPGWLFVGSAEGVTDYENGQTEPEGDVDPSGSGSLNNNTNDGSDAGELSEAIQVDVEYCEPNTSDPSGLEDYDTIREFNNPDDYTLADLFKELESGILLDGDADPANGTTEYPSSPNQSTQSGPCLCISWNIPTEVGNEIQSDAVEFDITFAARQWRNNPNPENPIATTTVWPGDDLANVVSNAGQDEIISVFGGSFGDGSDYDGNFNIDASGVTLARASAERPVINGQNGFAVGVDAADVTVDGFEIRNPGTQGTANPGSPGGIGGVDIKSGNTNVCIQNNIITNIGTGDDDANPIGVLASDGTSGIRVYNNEISNLEGTDEDQGQVQGVLINESGAQITDAEVSNNTITGLLDTRSTNAIRFNGDVTGEISDNDISDLNTEGTIPGSGGAPGGFTQVIALQQGGGSTTGPSNVTIRGNAISNIETTTTDNFAPPFHVILGGSTDGTTVSIDSNDFSGDSTDDEVYVGDDTGDLDLNAVLANNSYTPAGAISGGAIVRQ; from the coding sequence ATGACACGGGATACAATCGATCTGTCGCGGCGGAAGATACTCGGCGGTGTCGGGGCCATCGGGGTCGCGGGCGCCGGCGCTGGACTGGGCACGAGCGCCCTGTTCAGTGATACCGAAGAGTTCGAGAACAACTCGGTTCAGGCGGGGACGCTGGACCTCGTGGTCGACTACGTGACGACGGTCACCCAGGATGGCGTCAGTCCGGGCAGTACGACAAACGACGGGACCATCCAAGGCGGCGAATCGGGCGAGTACCAGATCGCCGACGCCAAACCGGGCGACAGCGGGTTCCTGGCGTTCTGTCCGAAGATCGTCGACAACCCCGGCTGGCTGTTCGTGGGGAGCGCCGAGGGTGTCACCGACTACGAGAACGGCCAGACCGAACCCGAGGGAGATGTCGACCCGAGCGGCAGCGGGAGTCTCAACAACAACACGAACGACGGCTCGGATGCGGGCGAACTCTCCGAGGCCATCCAGGTCGACGTCGAGTACTGCGAGCCCAACACGTCCGACCCGAGCGGTCTCGAGGACTACGACACGATCCGCGAGTTCAACAACCCGGACGACTACACGTTGGCGGACCTGTTCAAGGAACTCGAGAGTGGGATCCTGCTGGACGGCGACGCAGACCCCGCGAACGGAACGACGGAGTATCCCTCGTCACCGAATCAGAGCACGCAGAGCGGCCCGTGTCTCTGCATCAGTTGGAACATCCCGACCGAGGTCGGCAACGAGATCCAGTCCGACGCCGTCGAGTTCGACATCACGTTCGCGGCCCGGCAGTGGCGGAACAACCCCAACCCCGAGAACCCGATCGCCACCACGACGGTCTGGCCGGGTGACGATCTCGCGAATGTAGTCAGTAATGCTGGCCAGGACGAGATAATCAGCGTCTTCGGCGGAAGCTTCGGGGACGGAAGTGACTACGACGGAAACTTCAATATTGACGCGTCGGGCGTGACGCTGGCGAGAGCGAGCGCCGAACGGCCCGTAATTAACGGTCAGAATGGATTCGCAGTGGGGGTCGACGCCGCCGACGTGACGGTCGATGGGTTCGAAATCCGAAATCCCGGGACGCAGGGTACGGCTAATCCGGGATCACCTGGCGGAATCGGAGGCGTCGACATCAAATCCGGAAACACGAACGTGTGCATACAGAACAATATCATCACGAATATTGGGACCGGGGACGACGACGCGAACCCGATTGGGGTCCTCGCGAGCGACGGTACCAGCGGAATCCGGGTTTACAACAACGAAATCAGCAATCTCGAGGGAACCGACGAGGATCAGGGGCAGGTTCAGGGCGTCCTGATCAACGAGTCCGGTGCCCAGATCACGGATGCGGAAGTCAGCAACAACACGATCACTGGCCTGCTTGACACGCGCTCGACGAACGCAATCCGGTTCAACGGCGACGTCACCGGAGAGATCAGCGACAACGACATCAGCGACCTGAACACCGAGGGAACGATTCCCGGATCGGGCGGAGCGCCAGGGGGCTTCACGCAGGTCATCGCGCTGCAGCAGGGTGGCGGGAGTACTACTGGTCCCTCGAACGTCACGATTCGCGGTAACGCCATCTCGAACATCGAGACGACGACTACAGATAACTTCGCCCCGCCGTTCCACGTTATCCTAGGGGGAAGCACGGATGGTACGACGGTTTCCATCGACTCGAACGACTTCTCCGGCGATAGTACAGACGACGAGGTCTACGTTGGCGATGATACAGGCGATCTGGATCTGAATGCCGTGCTGGCTAATAATAGCTACACCCCGGCAGGGGCGATTTCGGGAGGTGCAATCGTCCGACAATAG